The following proteins are encoded in a genomic region of Oncorhynchus kisutch isolate 150728-3 linkage group LG6, Okis_V2, whole genome shotgun sequence:
- the pgls gene encoding 6-phosphogluconolactonase has protein sequence MSGRRVVVFPSAAELGPALAHLVASRADKALLDHGRFSLGLSGGSLVSMLSKELPALPDLDCSHWLAGFCDERLVPFNDGESTYGLYKNQLFSKINIPDSGVLAIDPSLSVQECAEDYARKLKEAFPKEDIPVFDLLLLGMGPDGHTCSLFPDHPLLEETQKIVAPISDSPKPPPQRVTMTFPMVNLARCVVFVSTGGSKAPVLKQVLEGGEGPALPAARVVPSHGELFWLIDEPAAASLTLQVERPGSAAKL, from the exons ATGTCAGGCAGAAGAGTAGTGGTGTTCCCCTCAGCAGCAGAGCTTGGTCCAGCTCTGGCTCACCTGGTAGCATCTCGGGCTGACAAGGCCCTGTTGGACCATGGCCGGTTCTCCCTGGGCCTCTCAGGGGGCAGCCTGGTGTCCATGCTCAGCAAGGAGCTGCCTGCCCTGCCAGACCTGGACTGCAGCCACTGGCTAGCAGGGTTCTGTGATGAGAGGCTGGTTCCCTTCAACGATGGAGAGAGTACCTATGGACTGTACAAG AATCAGTTGTTCTCCAAAATCAACATCCCAGACAGTGGGGTCCTGGCGATTGACCCCTCTTTATCTGTACAGGAGTGTGCTGAGGATTATGCCCGCAAACTGAAGGag GCCTTCCCGAAGGAGGATATCCCTGTGTTTGATCTGTTGCTGCTGGGCATGGGGCCTGATGGACACACCTGTTCCCTCTTCCCAGACCATCCCCTGCTGGAG GAAACCCAGAAAATTGTGGCCCCAATCAGTGACTCGCCCAAGCCCCCACCACAACGTGTGACCATGACATTTCCCATGGTGAACTTAGCCCGCTGTGTGGTCTTTGTGTCAACAGGGGGCAGCAAAGCACCAGTGCTAAAG CAAGTGCTGGAGGGTGGGGAAGGCCCGGCACTACCTGCAGCCAGAGTGGTCCCCAGCCACGGTGAGCTGTTCTGGCTCATAGATGAACCAGCCGCTGCCTCCTTGACACTCCAGGTGGAGAGACCAGGCTCTGCAGCAAAACTCTAA
- the LOC109893170 gene encoding zinc finger protein 2 homolog — translation MSTAFCFQAQLVSVMDALSKTAVSEISKLVDIESKVLKLEITRGRNEIATLTEKLQLMENLFWVGGGHRQDATAYTRTKTPTRVRDGSMNDYCERPQPELKIAAIKKSESSWENICPPQEMHVIHQVEDGALVLETEPTTVVRDQPELIVIKEEPSEVDIWGSGPKTELINENGAATSLDTDVGCLNVLQHCPDSSDNHPILTESQVNHSTQPLSGVQSEDLDTHWTPPACSQSQDVQQITLAAQRSSITGNSSGGITNVPSQSFSVAKSNMKIHSLRTSGAKRFGCMQCGKNFRCSSQLEIHQRSHTGEKPYRCTLCGKRYAQKGHLYTHQRTHTGEKPYRCLDCGKSFIQKCTLDMHQRTHTGEKPYVCVKCGKGFTKNCNLKKHMGVHTEFSMHVYSESSLQEDRWTNRPQPY, via the exons ATGTCGACAGCCTTTTGTTTTCAAGCACAGCTCGTTTCTGTCATGGACGCGTTATCAAAAACAGCAGTTTCAGAAATAAGCAAACTAGTCGACATCGAATCAAAGGTTTTAAAATTAGAAATAACGCGTGGTCGGAATGAAATAGCAACACTTACAGAGAAATTGCAGCTGATGGAGAATTTGTTTTGGGTCGGCGGGGGGCACAGGCAGGACGCAACGGCATATACACGCACGAAAACGCCAACAAGAGTGAGAGATGGTTCAATGAACGATTATTGTGAAAGACCTCAGCCTGAGCTCAAAATAGCTGCAATCAAAAAAAG TGAGAGTTCCTGGGAAAATATTTGTCCTCCCCAAGAGATGCACGTCATCCATCAGGTTGAAGATGGTGCTCTTGTTTTGGAAACAGAG CCTACCACAGTGGTGAGAGACCAGCCTGAGTTGATTGTGATCAAGGAGGAACCTTCAGAGGTGGACATATGGGGTAGTGGGCCAAAGACCGAGCTCATAAATGAAAATG GAGCAGCAACATCACTTGATACAGATGTTGGGTGTCTCAATGTGCTTCAGCATTGTCCAGACAGCTCAGACAACCACCCTATACTTACTGAGAGCCAAGTGAACCACAGCACTCAGCCCTTATCCGGAGTGCAATCGGAGGACCTGGACACGCATTGGACGCCACCTGCATGTTCACAGAGCCAGGATGTGCAGCAGATCACACTTGCTGCACAGAGAAGCTCCATaactggaaacagctctggtggtatAACAAATGTGCCATCTCAGAGTTTCAGTGTGGCGAAGTCAAACATGAAGATCCACAGCCTGAGAACATCAGGGGCTAAAAGATTTGGCTGTATGCAATGTGGCAAGAACTTCAGGTGTTCTAGTCAGCTGGAAATACACCAGCGAagtcacactggagagaaaccgtacCGATGCACGCTGTGTGGAAAGAGATACGCACAGAAAGGGCATCTTTATACCCACCAACGCACACACACCGGAGAAAAGCCATATCGCTGCCTCGACTGTGGCAAGAGCTTCATTCAAAAATGCACTCTCGATATGCACCAACGTACCCACACCGGAGAAAAACCTTATGTTTGTGTGAAATGTGGGAAGGGATTTACTAAAAACTGTAACCTTAAGAAACACATGGGTGTACATACAGAGTTTAGCATGCATGTTTACAGTGAGTCCAGTTTACAAGAGGACAGATGGACAAATAGACCTCAGCCGTACTAG
- the LOC109893171 gene encoding zinc finger protein 24-like — protein sequence MNTMINRGSFQTQLASIMEMLSKAAVVEIGKLVDECSAVLRSEISQHMNENEALKKKCYLLEIELKTVKLHERKRVIANRCQNGVQVSGQIFTHRATENREKQSAPAIESVFGKDWCMDLWRDGESIPQDKETTIGSAILGDDGVTQAIDLEDNEPDLVFIKEELFEDQPVDQQRGHASNRKRSVAVEDAPAVERAAASQLHLYKGDLNTYPAGSQQVQPDTEQPTSIESLMEDPTLAGLVDHTAVPGPDTADGMYMDYPPRNTYAPRNRPSHQQGTGKDLKQQFDCLFCGKSFGYLSYLKVHIRRHSGEKPFGCTVCGKRFAQKTYLKLHQRTHSGEKPYSCTECGKSFSQKSSLNVHLRSHTGEKPYSCVDCGKSYTYKHGFNTHQCFN from the exons ATGAATACGATGATAAATCGGGGAAGTTTTCAGACCCAGTTAGCTTCCATTATGGAAATGCTAAGCAAAGCTGCTGTGGTTGAAATCGGTAAACTTGTCGACGAGTGCTCGGCCGTTCTCCGTTCTGAAATATCCCAGCACATGAATGAGAACGAGGCATTAAAGAAGAAATGTTATCTGCTAGAGATTGAATTAAAGACGGTAAAACTCCACGAGCGTAAAAGGGTCATTGCCAACCGTTGTCAGAATGGAGTTCAGGTCTCGGGACAAATATTTACGCATCGAGCAACAGAGAACCGAG AGAAGCAGTCTGCCCCCGCGATAGAGAGTGTCTTTGGTAAGGACTGGTGCATGGATCTATGGAGAGATGGGGAGTCAATCCCTCAGGATAAAGAGACAACAATTGGATCGGCCATCTTGGGCGATGATGGGGTCACTCAG GCAATAGACTTGGAGGACAATGAGCCTGACTTGGTGTTTATCAAAGAAGAGCTGTTTGAGGATCAGCCAGTGGACCAGCAGAGGGGACATGCAAGCAACAGAAAAA GGAGCGTAGCTGTGGAGGATGCTCCAGCAGTAGAGCGAGCAGCTGCCAGTCAACTTCACCTATACAAGGGGGACTTGAACACATACCCTGCAGGCAGCCAACAGGTACAGCCTGACACAGAGCAGCCCACATCCATTGAGAGCCTCATGGAAGATCCCACTCTGGCTGGTCTGGTTGACCACACAGCAGTGCCCGGCCCTGACACAGCCGATGGGATGTACATGGACTATCCTCCCCGCAACACATACGCACCAAGAAACCGGCCAAGCCACCAGCAGGGAACTGGAAAAGACCTGAAGCAGCAGTTTGACTGTTTGTTTTGTGGGAAGAGCTTTGGTTATTTGAGCTACTTGAAAGTCCACATCAGACGCCACTCTGGAGAGAAACCGTTTGGCTGCACCGTTTGCGGGAAGCGCTTTGCTCAGAAGACGTACCTGAAGCTGCATCAGCGTACACACTCTGGGGAGAAACCTTACAGTTGTACagagtgtgggaagagtttctctcaGAAGAGCTCGTTGAATGTCCACCTCCGGAGTCACaccggagagaagccttatagctgtgtcGACTGTGGGAAGAGCTACACCTATAAACACGGTTTTAACACACACCAATGTttcaattaa
- the LOC109893179 gene encoding zinc finger protein 226, with product MSKLASFHTQLSSIMEILSRTAMAHVCKLVDDEYAGISLENEALIDKLHNLESELTIVKSTAPKLAGNYRSVGVQTGETITRIDRGLNGSPTIEGIFGKEWCLDLWNHGDPYSTENSPQHIAKSTGVPSGQADVKEEDFEVEIINSRDQQERPTIILDGDDDLLDNGREGPSNEYPSFDSFRQDRPGRRDKQVLEMSTTDVSTGHTLRFISIDGVEEEYGEHVFPIEDDETNEFLPDDTELLPNEGQDEHITKPTYAKKSLAKSKSKAGKTAGKTKTFSYFNRFNLHSHSKSDTNKLSCVICKKTFLRQNHLTMHMKSHKSLYCSVCKNCYPGKTQLKKHKCVAPDYLASNSSKYFCHYCGKSFSCPSSLRIHHLVHTGERPHTCTVCGRGFTQKGNLKCHMRLHTGEKPYKCLTCEIGFTQKVYLTQHLAKAHGQKEDNKKKKAEVHKCSKCQLSFVNQQLLQTHMTVHKNK from the exons ATGTCTAAACTCGCTTCTTTTCACACACAACTGTCCTCCATCATGGAAATACTGTCTAGAACCGCAATGGCTCATGTGTGCAAACTGGTTGACGACGAATACGCGGGAATTTCTTTAGAAAATGAGGCTCTCATTGATAAATTGCATAATCTGGAAAGTGAACTGACAATTGTGAAAAGCACAGCTCCCAAGCTGGCTGGAAACTATCGCTCTGTTGGTGTTCAAACTGGTGAAACTATCACCAGAATAGACAGAG GGCTAAACGGGTCCCCCACCATCGAAGGAATATTTGGGAAGGAATGGTGCCTTGATCTATGGAACCATGGGGATCCCTACAGCACAGAGAACAGTCCGCAACACATTGCCAAA TCAACAGGGGTGCCTTCAGGCCAAGCTGACGTTAAAGAGGAGGATTTTGAGGTGGAAATCATAAACAGCAGAGACCAACAGGAAAGACCAACAATAATTTTAGACG GAGATGATGACTTATTGGACAATGGAAGAGAAGGGCCCTCCAATGAGTATCCATCCTTTGATTCCTTCCGCCAGGACAGGCCAGGGAGACGGGATAAACAGGTACTGGAGATGTCAACTACGGATGTCTCCACAGGACACACTTTACGTTTCATATCCATCGAcggagtggaggaggaatatggCGAACATGTATTTCCCATCGAGGACGATGAGACGAATGAGTTCCTACCAGACGATACCGAGCTGTTGCCCAACGAAGGACAAGATGAACACATCACAAAGCCAACGTATGCAAAGAAGTCTTTAGCAAAGTCAAAAAGCAAAGCTGGAAAGACTGCTGGGAAGACTAAGACTTTCAGTTACTTTAATAGGTTTAACTTGCACTCCCATAGTAAATCCGACACAAACAAGTTAAGTTGTGTGATTTGTAAGAAGACTTTCTTACGGCAGAACCATCTAACGATGCATATGAAATCTCACAAATCGCTGTACTGCAGTGTGTGTAAGAACTGTTATCCTGGGAAAACTCAGCTCAAAAAACACAAGTGTGTTGCTCCCGATTATCTGGCCTCGAACAGCTCGAAGTACTTTTGCCATTACTGTGGCAAGTCTTTCAGCTGTCCGTCAAGCCTGAGGATACACCACCTGGTGCACACGGGAGAGAGACCCCACACGTGCACTGTCTGCGGGAGAGGATTCACACAGAAGGGCAATCTGAAATGTCACATGCGCCTTCACACTGGTGAGAAACCGTACAAATGCCTCACATGCGAAATTGGTTTCACCCAGAAAGTATACCTCACTCAGCACTTGGCCAAAGCTCACGGTCAAAAGGAAGATAATAAGAAAAAGAAGGCTGAAGTGCACAAATGTTCTAAGTGTCAGTTGTCTTTCGTCAATCAGCAACTGCTCCAAACACACATGACTGTTCATAAAAATAAATGA
- the LOC109891882 gene encoding peroxisomal membrane protein PMP34-like: protein MGPRSHHNVDEKRKARSNSCHSVRDCCVCPPACPLCRGWLPTGAGSLQGLAPYRGWLPTGAGSLQGLAPYRGWLPTGAGSLQGLAPYRGWLPVICSLCCSNFLYFYCFQSLRDSWLQGHKSTPSRDLLMGTAAGAVNVLMTTPLWVVNTRLKLQGAKFRNADLRPTNYSGIIDALVQIIEEEGVGALWNGTFPSLLLVLNPDVQFMIYEDLKRQILFLNFKILLSLEVFLIGAIAKAVATTVIYPLQTVQSILRFGQHTQHTGGSPLVNSLRSVMHLLINRVRKYVMLGLFKGLEAKLLQTVLTATLTFLLYEKIASSTFRVMGVKRPASSH from the exons atgggaccacgcagccatcataacg TGGATGAGAAGAGGAAAGCCAGGTCCAACTCCTGCCATTCTGTCAGAGATT GTTGTGTCTGTCCCCCTGCCTGTCCTCTCTGCAGGGGCTGGCTCCCTACAGGGGCTGGCTCCCTACAGGGGCTGGCTCCCTACAGGGGCTGGCTCCCTACAGGGGCTGGCTCCCTACAGGGGCTGGCTCCCTACAGGGGCTGGCTCCCTACAGGGGCTGGCTCCCTACAGGGGCTGGCTCCCTACAGGGGCTGGCTCCCAGTGATCTGCAGTCTCTGCTGCTCCAACTTCCTCTACTTCTACTGCTTCCAAAGCCTGAGAGACAGCTGGCTCCAGGGACACAAGTCAACTCCAAGCAGAGACCTGCTAATGGGCACCGCTGCAG GTGCAGTGAACGTGCTTATGACCACTCCGCTGTGGGTGGTCAACACACGGCTCAAGCTTCAGGGGGCAAAGTTCCGCAATGCAGACCTCCGTCCCACTAACTACTCAGGCATCATAG atgCCTTGGTGCAGATCATTGAGGAGGAAGGGGTGGGGGCCCTGTGGAACGGgacattcccctctctcctgctGGTGCTCAACCCGGATGTCCAGTTCATGATCTATGAGGACTTGAAGAGGcagattctttttttaaattttaaaatt CTGTTGTCTCTTGAGGTCTTTCTGATTGGTGCCATAGCCAAAGCAGTGGCCACCACAGTCATATACCCACTACAGACTGTACAGTCCATCCTGAGG TTTGGTCAACACACGCAGCACACAGGCGGATCGCCACTTGTCAACAGCCTGAGAAGTGTGATGCACCTGCTGATCAATAGAGTGAg GAAGTATGTCATGCTGGGCCTGTTCAAAGGCCTGGAAGCTAAACTCCTACAGACTGTCCTGACCGCTACCCTCACGTTCCTGCTCTACGAGAAGATTGCCAGCAGCACTTTCAGGGTCATGGGAGTGAAGAGGCCTGCATCCAGCCACTAG